The Toxorhynchites rutilus septentrionalis strain SRP chromosome 1, ASM2978413v1, whole genome shotgun sequence genome contains the following window.
CTGTTTTAACGATACttccaatgattgaaaacttatAGTGTGCAACCATCTACTCGATTTGTTCACATTAGTAAAACTGGATTACAATTTGCGAAAGAAATTGTATTGTTTTTCAGTTAATCTATTGACAGTGGCTTCTTGTGTGGAACAATCGGAAAGTGAATCAATGCCGCTAGGAAGAAAATTTACATGATTTGCAAACTGTCAAAAATTTTGTCAGTCACCAGGAAGCGTTCGACAACAACATTAGAAATTTGTGTAGTCACCGTCAATCACTGAGCAAATTAGCTGTTTCGTCTAGCATATTGTAGAAGCTTCTGCGTTGCTTATATACTGGTGTTCAGATAATCTTGAAATTATTAGGTGATTGTTAGTCGTTCGTATTCGAAGTACCTACCCGGAAGTTAATTCGTTTAAAACACAATGGAATTTCCAAATCTGGGCAAACATTGTTCGGATAAATTCTGCCATAAACTCGGTAAGGAACTCCAGCGCCAGTAATTTGTGCTGATGATTTGTTAACAAAAATGTTTCCCTTAGATTTCTTGCCAATGAAATGTGATGCTTGTGGCGAAATATTTTGGTAAGATCCTTTGTTCAAGCGTTCTGAAGAATATTGTTAGTGAACCGTTTTTTTTCCTTGCAGCTCTGAACATTTTAGCTACCAGACACATTCCTGCCCATCAGCCTTTAAGAAAGAtgttcaagttccaatatgCCCGCTCTGTGGAGAGCCAATTCCCACTCCACGGGATGTCCCACCCGATGTGACGGTCGGAGCCCATATCGATCAGTACTGTCGCTCGGAGAAGAAAAAGATTTACACCAATCATTGCacgtacaaaaattgtaaaaagAAGGAACTCATCCCGGTTTCGTGTGCGATTTGTAAGCAAAACTTCTGCCTCCGGCATCGTCACACGACCGATCACGAGTGTAAGGGAACGATCTCATCACAGCGTCACCTAGCTGAACAAGCAGCGATTCAGAGACAGCGACCGAGTGCGACCAATAATACTAATTCGTCGCGGAATGCTAGCGACAACCTCCTGGCTACGGTTCAGGGTAATATGTCCGAAGACGAAGCACTGGCAAGAGCTTTGGCGCTATCGCTACAACAAGAAGAAGACGAGACGACAAGGGCGGCAGCCCGCGACAACAACGGGGAGAACGGAAGAAACGCAAACCGGAGTGGCATACCCGTGGGAGGAAATAACGCCAAGGACAAATGCAGATTATCGTGATCGTCGTTTGCAGGCTAACCGAGGACAATCAATCATCACAATTGCTTTTATCGACCACCCGAGAAAGAAAAGTTTAAACCGTTAAATCGTTATCTTTCACTTCATTCGTACTACTTTTATAACTAATTCAAATAATTCAGCGTCTAATGTATGTTCACGAGTgcattaatataaatatatttgtTTTCGTAAACTTATCTTTATGATCAAAAGTGTTCTCTAAAATCATCAGTCGAAGTAGACCTCAATCCGATTCGTTTGTTCGTGGGATTGTAAAACTCACTTGGTGAAATCCGTTCGCTTAAGCTCTCGATAGCATAAACTGTTTGGGTAAGCGACGGGAACACGTTTTTCAGGTTTCGTTCCCGATTGGCGGTTAGCTGAACGATATTTGCAAAGTATAGATTACACACAAATGGGAATGGAACAAAAATTACCGGTATCTCTAATGCCATCTTCCGCACAGAAGGTATGGTTATGGTGCGACTCCACGGTGAAATATCACAAAACCTTAGTCCCAGTTCCTTTAAGCGTGGTTGGTTGTTTAAGTGGTCGAGCATGTGCGATGGGAATACACAGCTCtagagtaaataaataaaatttctgCGGTTTTATGTGCTCAAAGTCATGTTACTTACGAAGTCATCCAGGATCAGAAGTTCCAGGTTCGAAAATCTGGCGCAAAATAACGACTTCAAAACGCTTGCATTGTATTGAGCGTCGTTGAATTTACCATAGTTGGAAAATTGCAAGCCATTCAGGTTTGGTATGTACTGTGCCAAACGATTGAAGAATTCCAAATCATTGTCAAGACCTATAGATTCAAGCTTAATATATTCTAACGCTGACAGTCTCAATGAGGCGTCGTTCGGGTGTTTGGCGTCGAAAGTGGTCTCCTGTATTGTTAAATACGTCAAATTCTCTAGTCGCTGTAGCGTTCGCAATAGCTGCCAACCGTCGTAAATATCACACACCAGCAATGTTTTCAATCGAGGACAACAAACGGTTATAATCTCAAGCAATCTGTTGGGAACGTGAAAGTTCAGTTCCAATACGGTCAAGCCACCACAAGAGGGGAAAAAATTGCACGCCTCCTCAAATTTGATTCCACTCGATTCCATCAGCTCACTACAGTTCCGCGACAAACTCAACTTCTGCAGCCGAGTTGGCTTCGACTCCCACAGCGGCCGGAAGCTGTAGGCAGTCGCTATCGCGATGCGTAGACTCAGCAGCTGTTGACTCAACCGTTGGATTGCTTCCCAGGGATGCCTCCCGGTGAACTCGACGCAAACATGGTTTGCATGAGGTGCTAACTTGGCCAAATCGAAGTGCGTATTGTTCATGAGACAGCTGGGAACGACGATCTTTTCCACACACTTAAATGATTCGATCGGAATTCCTTGTAGCAAGCCGTCTTCAGTTGACGAGTTCATGCAATCTTCTATACAGAGTTCCTTCAACAAAGGAATGTATCTTGCAATTCTGAAAAACGTCTCCACATCGAACACCTGTCCTTCCACAGCCCAAATGAAAAGTAATCGCTCCAACGAATGGCGATGTTTGTGCAAAATTCGCACCAAGGCTTGCTCTTGGCACGCCCCGAAGACAGGTTGATCGATCCGAAAGCGAACATTTCTATAGCCACGTTGGCTGGACGCTATCGTAGAAAGCGCCTGATCGGTACAAACCGAGCTGTTGATGCTAAGATCGACTCCTCCCAGGCAAGGCCACGAGAAGGCAGCGTGTGACCAGCGTTGGCACACGATGCTGACATTCTTACGATCACTCAGTGGAAGGTTGAGGAAAATTCGCTCCAATATCTGAAAAAATGTGATCAATTAAGGTAGTATTTCGTTCGGCGCAAAATGATAACGAACCTCGATCGGCAGATTATTTATGTTCATATTGAAGATATCTTCCAAGCTGGGAAGTATGCGACTGCGCAGACTCGTTCGAGATATTTGAATGTTCTTGATCAGTAAAGGTGCTCGTACaatgtttgaccgaagccaaatatttgactctttttgacaaatACATTTTGATCAACGTGTCCTGATCAAATattttcgacacaaaacaccatatgcaaatattcagtcatggGATGCCTAAAATGTTTCTCGGTCTATTCGTCGAACCTGTTTTGTACATGGTTAGGCCACCTTAAATATTTCAGACGATTTTTTCCACATACAGTAATTTGAATTCAATGCGACaagccgaagcaccactcagtgtcgcatctGGAGGCGACCTTCGATGTGGGGCTGtaatttgggcccgaactcgatttttacaaaaatgcccaattagaggtaaaaatgtccaactaaacgtgtcgcattacaggtctgtccagtTAGCAagatgtcgcattaaatgtaaattactgtatggTGTTTGAGATTATTTGCCGCTGTTGATAGTtcaagagtggcaaacaaaatagtgtttgtacaaatttaaaaccaaactttatctgccAAAATATGTCAAACATTTGACATCTGGACAAACAActtcgcctgcgaatgacggatctctatagtagtccgaaaaagaacctaaaactattgagaaccagagcaaaGCTCCTAAGGAGGAtagttgtaatagctgttatccatgatTATTATGCAAAGGAAGAAACGGATAAACTCCTAATCGCATCACTCACGCcaatgaatcctgattcttacctcccccAACTAACACCTAGCCCTTCCTTGACAAACGCTAGGGAACTACGCTGTAGAGGTGACACTTCTGGCCTtctggcggcgaatatcatactaacattccttcccttcccctagtGACGGTAagaacgtggccggcgtcgttattgactatttaaagctcgattcaTTGAAACATGCACAATGAGAACGATTTGCTAATCCCAAGCGTTCTTCCGTGTGTTCTTtatgcaatttcgctggttcaggtcaatcacgaagagcaaatacgaagtgtacagtctaccccaGCTCAAGCGCATTTTCGACCTCCGGATAAACAATGTGTGAGTGCGACCATATTGTGTAACTTGGTTCCGTCGCCATTGCACCCGGAGCACGAATACACGTCTTACCTTGTTGGATGTTTGACTTTCTCTGGCGAGAGCTGCGGTTGTGACAATTCGTCGAGCTCGAGACGGTATATAATTTATGGTGGAATATGAAACGGCACGTCTTACCACACACATTCTCCTTCTTCTCCGGAAAAAGGATTCCAATACCATAGAAAAAGAAATTATAAGGGGTtgcatctaggacacgaccgcatattttcggcgtaaaactacgcaattatattatgcaatccacttgtttaccacttcgaacattattttagaatgcatcgaaatttttataatagattatgttttaaTGGTGATCATTATCAGACTTCATTGTTCTTGGGAAGCCTTCTTGATCAGCACCCCACAGCATCCAACACTGTACTCTGATGCTCAAACTTTGTACCTTTAACAGGTCGTGCGATGGTGTACCTGATTGGATGATCTATTATTTGTTTGCCGACATTCTAATATTCCGATATTCACCCAAGCTTCTTATATGGTCCGGTCATGCCAAGAGCAACGGTTTCCATACGCATTTTGGATCAAACTGTTTTCATTTCCTTTCCGGTGGTTCATTACGGAATAAATTGCACATTACTTTACCCACTTGTTTGCGTCATAAGCCATTCCAGTTCACTACACCTGTCAACGGATAAGACTCGCCAACTTGGCTTGGATGTTTTGCGTGAGCTATCCCCAAGTTTATCCTTGAAGCTGCTGGGTGATGATGGCACATCCATTTTTCACTATGATTTCTCCAATGGAATCCAGAACGCCGCTACCGATTTGAATTTCATCAAGCTCATCGGCCACGTTTGAGTTTCTATGACATGAATAATGTTTCGTCACGCTTCGTGCATTCACAAATTTCCTCCTCGTTGTCCCTTAAATCTATGTTCATATGGACTTAGTTTTTTGCAAAATActcgcttaacttttgaaaaggtcctatgtaacaaaagtaaacaaatcgagttaatggatgcacgctcttagttttcaatcattgaatgcattacaaaaacaatcgttcatgtatctatcttcttcatatttttatcgccgatacaaaaaatatccaatgtgcagattcgtattttaagcactcggctgttacttcggacaccACTTTCTTCCGACgctcggaacgtccgaagtaacaaagcagtcaaaacaacacaaagtcgtacttcggtcgttttgggtttttgcttcttacaggcgttgttagcgatttcagtgcaattcaacgagtgataacaacaataatatgtctttagaacgaaatgctgatattcgaattgctgtttagtagttagtttcagattcgcatcgtgcaacgtaatatgtccaatgtgcaaacgcggcagtcaaaacgtccaatgtaacatttttcgttcctaggcttcaaatataagctcaaatcactgaacaacagttacgattggtttttcagagttattcttgactgctagtggtgaaagtagcgatagagatcgatacctttcaatacaattcgcagattaatgttcgggtcttcaacttcgtttttctcgagttgacgaaaatgttacattggaccttttcaaaagttacgcgagaatacATTATCCACCATACAAGCGCCTTCTCAACAAAAAGTATGAGGATTACTCCACTGTTTACACTCCCGTTCAACCCCTCTGGCGAGAACTGTGGTTGTGACAATTCATCGAGCTCGAGACGTTATATAATTTATGGTGGAATATGAAACGGCACGTCTTGCCTCACACACATATGatttcacatacaccagcaacgtcaACTTcaacgtcggcaaaataagtccaagagatgagatgttgtatgtgtagcgcctCACCCCACAAACCCTGCCTGTTTTACTTTTGTACAACAAAAAGTACAACTCATATAACAATTGAACATGACAGTGTTTCCCGAATGCGATTTTAAGCAACCACTTACCACGACAGATTGGGTAGACTATTTGAAACTCTcttgaatgaataaatatcaATTATCGTGACAATAAAACACATATAATAAACTGTCCCATCGATACTATTCCGATGTTTACAACATTGTTCCGCCAATGCACTCGATTCatagctgcagttctccaactctcgGTTGCACCGAATCTTGTCGAGTCCTGCTCCaactggtccaaccacctcgctcgctgggctcctctccttttTGTTCCTAGCGAATTCGATGCGAataccatctttgcagggctgctatCCTCAAACTTGCAAAAACTAAAACGGTTCGTCGGTAATTAGGCTACCGCTGGCCAGTAAATGAATCAGATTTCTTTTTAATTCTACATCGAaagttatttattattcataacaaaaaGAAACAGAAAAGTCAATTCAACTCTAGCGATGTttagatattaaaaaaaaagaaaatactaCTACGTTTTCAAAATTCAGACATCCTATcacaacaaaattttatttattccaTTCCTAAGTCTAGAACCTCGACTCATCGAGTTCAGAATACGACGCGTCATCTCACTAACCTAAACCTCcattctaagggtgggtttagactagggatatattcatgtgaagaaatatgatgagatttatagaaatcgcatcaaccgtttacactagcgtgaacttctataatgaatatattcatattttcggtgaatttattcacctaaagtagaactgcatccaactttagtgatttctcaccagtgagaaattcacaagcgtttacatatgttgaatttattcaagttatatatacctcgaataagtgtatcatatttattctcacccgtttacacctattttcacgtgaataaatccatctatagctatagatctccctaatgtaaacccgccataaagtGCATTCggtttaagtgcgattcacatacaacataagtgcgattcacatacaacatacacgtcacgttcacgtcccgtcacgtcacgatacgtcaatgattctaccatgcaattctcatgaaaacattcacatacaccagcaacgtaacgacccgtcagcatacgttcaacgaaaacgaccggcagggtttgtagaaaagaataattgacggagacggacggctcgtttggtttttgtctgggctttgtgtctcggcttttgttttgatttggttatacagtaatttacatctacatcgacattaagctaattgaacagatctgtgatgcaacacgtttaattagacatttttacctctagtttgacatttttgtaaacattgagttcggggcccaaattatggccccacattgatagtcgccaccagtcgcaaatgtccaattactggtcaaaaccgactccaatgcgacactgagtggtacctcagcatatcgctttataagtaacttactgtactgtttatgccaacatatctcatagctccaaatttcggagtgaaaatcattcgcgactagttgaaagaattattctatttattattattattgcataagggtcggactacggggtttaagcatttaaataattggattcaatgattctcattgaatttttcaaaatttagaactgattctaggcatactgatttgaaagaggacattgcaatttaaaattgttgtagatggcgacaccatgaataaaattaaataaatcattcgtttggcatttgacgtgacggtgctggtggaagcattgactgcatgtgtgaattggtggagacgttgacggaacgtag
Protein-coding sequences here:
- the LOC129761807 gene encoding AN1-type zinc finger protein 2A; translated protein: MEFPNLGKHCSDKFCHKLDFLPMKCDACGEIFCSEHFSYQTHSCPSAFKKDVQVPICPLCGEPIPTPRDVPPDVTVGAHIDQYCRSEKKKIYTNHCTYKNCKKKELIPVSCAICKQNFCLRHRHTTDHECKGTISSQRHLAEQAAIQRQRPSATNNTNSSRNASDNLLATVQGNMSEDEALARALALSLQQEEDETTRAAARDNNGENGRNANRSGIPVGGNNAKDKCRLS
- the LOC129761806 gene encoding uncharacterized protein LOC129761806; the encoded protein is MNINNLPIEILERIFLNLPLSDRKNVSIVCQRWSHAAFSWPCLGGVDLSINSSVCTDQALSTIASSQRGYRNVRFRIDQPVFGACQEQALVRILHKHRHSLERLLFIWAVEGQVFDVETFFRIARYIPLLKELCIEDCMNSSTEDGLLQGIPIESFKCVEKIVVPSCLMNNTHFDLAKLAPHANHVCVEFTGRHPWEAIQRLSQQLLSLRIAIATAYSFRPLWESKPTRLQKLSLSRNCSELMESSGIKFEEACNFFPSCGGLTVLELNFHVPNRLLEIITVCCPRLKTLLVCDIYDGWQLLRTLQRLENLTYLTIQETTFDAKHPNDASLRLSALEYIKLESIGLDNDLEFFNRLAQYIPNLNGLQFSNYGKFNDAQYNASVLKSLFCARFSNLELLILDDFSCVFPSHMLDHLNNQPRLKELGLRFCDISPWSRTITIPSVRKMALEIPLTANRERNLKNVFPSLTQTVYAIESLSERISPSEFYNPTNKRIGLRSTSTDDFREHF